Proteins found in one Carassius auratus strain Wakin chromosome 12, ASM336829v1, whole genome shotgun sequence genomic segment:
- the rsph10b gene encoding radial spoke head 10 homolog B isoform X1 — protein MAKGYKIKSSNRSTPEPTFSKVLEESSTSSLLSESVAEPVDVQNSPSSTVCSASAESLTLPTNDHQQNHEHDQCRKVPILHHIIVERYEGDKSGDMFHGEGVAYFQGGHIYKGSFSHGLMHGHGEYIWSDGLKYQGDFKLNVPMGNGIYSWLDGSSYEGEVHKGVRHGFGVYKCAKTSTVYRGQWYLGKRQGQGVMYYNQAATSWYRGEWVNNCREGWGTRCYPSGNVYEGQWRNSVRHGEGTMRWVQLDQQYSGQWVNGIQDGKGTHTWLRKRVPCSQYPRMNEYTGEFVQGQRHGQGQFFYASGAVYCGEWNRDKKHGQGRYTFENGRVYEGEFIKDCMAEFPAFTPGLSGITTPFPDENDSSNRASQSSTSSSPLGSDMVLNIQALLSRLPEAQRDQELKQVEFAVVRHIGLLREIYSFYSCLGHEQSSDKIFPLTHLQFSRFLMDCKVHTHGITVAQLDRLINDEVRSPFAAILPRECISYIIIVAYHICHKDIESSNNILAACFSKLMRQDIIPNAKHIKGPLFCHPVHAAVAYNYSNRCWEIYKAMCKASSIQSGTILTVRQFVWMLKDLCLYDSELTVSKVLEVLSVDSPAICDGTYSNLDLEMSFLEFFEALLGCAEVKGQRVQTDVESQIETNHQEDTVLSSLQAFSSFEMFQSSPCEETEQSQSPVVAFKDSELKGWMQKTQQFFTQIFFPAYEHSVQLQEERFRLRQKRISLAEAYNARYIEPLEMEEKQDDGNGEVPNSDVNCSSSTPMTSVTSTTSVISKQSVTSGNKKNK, from the exons ATGGCTAAAGGATACAAGATAAAAAGCTCTAACCGATCTACACCAGAACCAACGTTTAGTAAAGTGTTAGAAGAGTCCTCCACGTCCAGTTTGCTGTCGGAGTCCGTCGCAGAGCCTGTCGATGTACAAAACTCACCGAGTTCCACTGTGTGTTCCGCATCTGCCGAATCTCTAACGTTACCCACCAATGACCATCAACAGAACCACGAGCATGATCAGTGCCGTAAAGTTCCCATTCTTCATCATATAATCGTGGAAAG ATATGAGGGTGATAAGAGTGGAGACATGTTTCATGGAGAAGGTGTCGCTTATTTTCAAGGTGGCCACATTTACAAG GGTAGTTTTTCACACGGGTTAATGCATGGCCATGGTGAATATATCTGGTCAGACGGTTTAAAGTATCAG GgtgatttcaaattaaatgttcctATGGGAAATGGGATTTACTCCTGGCTGGATGGCAGCAGTTATGAAGGAGAGGTACACAAAGGTGTGCGTCATGGTTTTGGAGTTTATAAATGTGCCAAAACCTCTACTGTGTACAGAGGTCAGTGGTATCTGGGTAAAAGACAGGGGCAG GGGGTCATGTACTATAACCAAGCAGCCACATCATGGTACAGGGGAGAATGGGTGAACAATTGCAGAGAGGGTTGGGGAACGCGATG TTACCCATCTGGAAATGTATATGAGGGACAATGGAGGAACAGTGTTCGGCATGGAGAGGGAACAATGAGATGGGTTCAGTTGGATCAGCAATATAGTGGGCAGTGGGTAAACGGCATCCAG GATGGAAAAGGAACGCACACATGGTTACGTAAAAGAGTTCCGTGCTCTCAGTACCCTCGTATGAACGAGTACACCGGGGAATTCGTTCAGGGCCAGCGTCATGGTCAAGGACAGTTCTTTTATGCCAGTGGGGCTGTGTATTGTGGAGAGTGGAATCGTGACAAAAAACATGGACAG GGGAGGTACACTTTTGAAAATGGACGGGTTTATGAAGGGGAGTTTATTAAGGACTGCATGGCTGAATTTCCTGCCTTCACTCCTGGCCTAAGTGGAATTACGACTCCTTTTCCAGATGAGA ATGATTCATCAAACAGAGCTTCACAGTCAAGCACAAGCTCCTCGCCGCTTGGATCTGACATGGTTTTGAACATTCAAGCCCTGTTAAGTAGATTACCGGAGGCCCAAAGAGATCAAGAACTTAAACAG GTGGAATTTGCGGTAGTGCGACACATTGGTTTGTTAAGGGAAATATACAGCTTCTACAGCTGCCTTGGACATGAGCAGTCTTCAGACAAAATATTCCCACTGACACACCTGCAGTTCTCTCGCTTTCTCATGGACTGTAAAGTTCACACGCATGGAATCACAGTAGCGCAGCTGGATCGTCTTATCAATG ATGAGGTTCGTTCTCCTTTTGCTGCCATTCTACCGAGAGAGTGCATCAGCTATATTATCATTGTAGCATATCATATTTGCCATAAAGATATCGA ATCCTCTAACAACATACTCGCAGCATGTTTTTCGAAGCTCATGAGGCAGGACATCATTCCCAATGCGAAACACATAAAAG gGCCTCTGTTCTGCCATCCTGTCCATGCTGCGGTAGCATATAACTACTCAAACAGATGCTGGGAAATTTATAAGGCTATGTGTAAAGCCAGTTCAATCCAGTCTGGCACAATCTTGACTGTAAGGCAGTTTGTCTGGATGCTTAAG GACCTCTGTCTGTATGACAGTGAGCTAACGGTGTCTAAAGTGTTAGAGGTCCTCTCTGTGGACAGTCCTGCAATTTGTGATGGAACCTACAGCAACCTGGACCTGGAG ATGAGCTTTCTGGAGTTTTTTGAGGCATTGTTGGGCTGTGCTGAGGTGAAAGGCCAAAGAGTCCAAACTGATGTTGAGAGTCAGATTGAGACAAATCATCAGGAGGACACGGTTCTGAGTTCACTCCAG GCATTCTCATCTTTTGAAATGTTTCAGTCATCACCATGCGAGGAGACAGAACAAAGCCAAAGTCCTGTGGTTGCTTTCAAAG ATTCTGAACTGAAGGGCTGGATGCAGAAAACACAGCAGTTCTTCACGCAGATATTTTTCCCTGCATATGAGCACAGTGTGCAGCTACAGGAGGAGAGATTCAGGCTCAGACAAAAGAGAATTTCTCTTGCAGAGGCTTACAATGCAAG ATATATAGAACCGCTGGAGATGGAGGAAAAACAAGACGACGGTAACGGAGAGGTTCCAAACAGTGATGTTAACTGCTCATCTTCTACCCCCATGACCTCTGTGACCTCCACCACATCTGTCATTTCAAAGCAGTCAGTCACCAGTGGTAATAAGAAAAACAAGTAA
- the rsph10b gene encoding radial spoke head 10 homolog B isoform X2, whose amino-acid sequence MAKGYKIKSSNRSTPEPTFSKVLEESSTSSLLSESVAEPVDVQNSPSSTVCSASAESLTLPTNDHQQNHEHDQCRKVPILHHIIVERYEGDKSGDMFHGEGVAYFQGGHIYKGSFSHGLMHGHGEYIWSDGLKYQGDFKLNVPMGNGIYSWLDGSSYEGEVHKGVRHGFGVYKCAKTSTVYRGQWYLGKRQGQGVMYYNQAATSWYRGEWVNNCREGWGTRCYPSGNVYEGQWRNSVRHGEGTMRWVQLDQQYSGQWVNGIQDGKGTHTWLRKRVPCSQYPRMNEYTGEFVQGQRHGQGQFFYASGAVYCGEWNRDKKHGQGRYTFENGRVYEGEFIKDCMAEFPAFTPGLSGITTPFPDENDSSNRASQSSTSSSPLGSDMVLNIQALLSRLPEAQRDQELKQVEFAVVRHIGLLREIYSFYSCLGHEQSSDKIFPLTHLQFSRFLMDCKVHTHGITVAQLDRLINDEVRSPFAAILPRECISYIIIVAYHICHKDIESSNNILAACFSKLMRQDIIPNAKHIKGPLFCHPVHAAVAYNYSNRCWEIYKAMCKASSIQSGTILTVRQFVWMLKDLCLYDSELTVSKVLEVLSVDSPAICDGTYSNLDLEMSFLEFFEALLGCAEVKGQRVQTDVESQIETNHQEDTVLSSLQSSPCEETEQSQSPVVAFKDSELKGWMQKTQQFFTQIFFPAYEHSVQLQEERFRLRQKRISLAEAYNARYIEPLEMEEKQDDGNGEVPNSDVNCSSSTPMTSVTSTTSVISKQSVTSGNKKNK is encoded by the exons ATGGCTAAAGGATACAAGATAAAAAGCTCTAACCGATCTACACCAGAACCAACGTTTAGTAAAGTGTTAGAAGAGTCCTCCACGTCCAGTTTGCTGTCGGAGTCCGTCGCAGAGCCTGTCGATGTACAAAACTCACCGAGTTCCACTGTGTGTTCCGCATCTGCCGAATCTCTAACGTTACCCACCAATGACCATCAACAGAACCACGAGCATGATCAGTGCCGTAAAGTTCCCATTCTTCATCATATAATCGTGGAAAG ATATGAGGGTGATAAGAGTGGAGACATGTTTCATGGAGAAGGTGTCGCTTATTTTCAAGGTGGCCACATTTACAAG GGTAGTTTTTCACACGGGTTAATGCATGGCCATGGTGAATATATCTGGTCAGACGGTTTAAAGTATCAG GgtgatttcaaattaaatgttcctATGGGAAATGGGATTTACTCCTGGCTGGATGGCAGCAGTTATGAAGGAGAGGTACACAAAGGTGTGCGTCATGGTTTTGGAGTTTATAAATGTGCCAAAACCTCTACTGTGTACAGAGGTCAGTGGTATCTGGGTAAAAGACAGGGGCAG GGGGTCATGTACTATAACCAAGCAGCCACATCATGGTACAGGGGAGAATGGGTGAACAATTGCAGAGAGGGTTGGGGAACGCGATG TTACCCATCTGGAAATGTATATGAGGGACAATGGAGGAACAGTGTTCGGCATGGAGAGGGAACAATGAGATGGGTTCAGTTGGATCAGCAATATAGTGGGCAGTGGGTAAACGGCATCCAG GATGGAAAAGGAACGCACACATGGTTACGTAAAAGAGTTCCGTGCTCTCAGTACCCTCGTATGAACGAGTACACCGGGGAATTCGTTCAGGGCCAGCGTCATGGTCAAGGACAGTTCTTTTATGCCAGTGGGGCTGTGTATTGTGGAGAGTGGAATCGTGACAAAAAACATGGACAG GGGAGGTACACTTTTGAAAATGGACGGGTTTATGAAGGGGAGTTTATTAAGGACTGCATGGCTGAATTTCCTGCCTTCACTCCTGGCCTAAGTGGAATTACGACTCCTTTTCCAGATGAGA ATGATTCATCAAACAGAGCTTCACAGTCAAGCACAAGCTCCTCGCCGCTTGGATCTGACATGGTTTTGAACATTCAAGCCCTGTTAAGTAGATTACCGGAGGCCCAAAGAGATCAAGAACTTAAACAG GTGGAATTTGCGGTAGTGCGACACATTGGTTTGTTAAGGGAAATATACAGCTTCTACAGCTGCCTTGGACATGAGCAGTCTTCAGACAAAATATTCCCACTGACACACCTGCAGTTCTCTCGCTTTCTCATGGACTGTAAAGTTCACACGCATGGAATCACAGTAGCGCAGCTGGATCGTCTTATCAATG ATGAGGTTCGTTCTCCTTTTGCTGCCATTCTACCGAGAGAGTGCATCAGCTATATTATCATTGTAGCATATCATATTTGCCATAAAGATATCGA ATCCTCTAACAACATACTCGCAGCATGTTTTTCGAAGCTCATGAGGCAGGACATCATTCCCAATGCGAAACACATAAAAG gGCCTCTGTTCTGCCATCCTGTCCATGCTGCGGTAGCATATAACTACTCAAACAGATGCTGGGAAATTTATAAGGCTATGTGTAAAGCCAGTTCAATCCAGTCTGGCACAATCTTGACTGTAAGGCAGTTTGTCTGGATGCTTAAG GACCTCTGTCTGTATGACAGTGAGCTAACGGTGTCTAAAGTGTTAGAGGTCCTCTCTGTGGACAGTCCTGCAATTTGTGATGGAACCTACAGCAACCTGGACCTGGAG ATGAGCTTTCTGGAGTTTTTTGAGGCATTGTTGGGCTGTGCTGAGGTGAAAGGCCAAAGAGTCCAAACTGATGTTGAGAGTCAGATTGAGACAAATCATCAGGAGGACACGGTTCTGAGTTCACTCCAG TCATCACCATGCGAGGAGACAGAACAAAGCCAAAGTCCTGTGGTTGCTTTCAAAG ATTCTGAACTGAAGGGCTGGATGCAGAAAACACAGCAGTTCTTCACGCAGATATTTTTCCCTGCATATGAGCACAGTGTGCAGCTACAGGAGGAGAGATTCAGGCTCAGACAAAAGAGAATTTCTCTTGCAGAGGCTTACAATGCAAG ATATATAGAACCGCTGGAGATGGAGGAAAAACAAGACGACGGTAACGGAGAGGTTCCAAACAGTGATGTTAACTGCTCATCTTCTACCCCCATGACCTCTGTGACCTCCACCACATCTGTCATTTCAAAGCAGTCAGTCACCAGTGGTAATAAGAAAAACAAGTAA